The following coding sequences lie in one Deltaproteobacteria bacterium genomic window:
- a CDS encoding AAA family ATPase produces the protein MADDRSVASSRATLEIPASRRVALVVGPGGVGKTTVAAALAMRAAAAGRRTIVVTIDPSRRLAQALGLLAQDGHVAGDVARVEHDGVRLDALLLDTQRTFDTIVREHSPSKAAADAMLVNPIYRAMVRSLGGALEYAASAQVQMLASSGAYDLVVLDTPPTANAIDFLEAPAQIAEVANNPAAKFLAQSGRIGMRFLGLGSGLVMKVLESVGGGAFVGDLGRFLGDFGAVLTEFQHRAGELADLLVSPGTGVILTTAATDFSVREALAFLAVLAERKLRIDGVVFNRVDAEVPPWPGDDAVTAALTAAGVTDVVGERERLRALRDDIAQHERLAIDGERALRTRWPRTPVVVVPRVVPPPSSLADLRRLGDTLWV, from the coding sequence ATGGCCGATGATCGCAGCGTCGCTTCGTCGCGGGCGACCCTCGAGATTCCCGCCTCGCGCAGGGTCGCGTTGGTGGTCGGGCCCGGCGGGGTCGGCAAGACCACGGTCGCCGCGGCCCTGGCCATGCGGGCGGCCGCTGCCGGGCGTCGCACGATCGTGGTGACGATCGATCCCTCGCGTCGGCTCGCGCAGGCGCTCGGGCTGCTGGCCCAGGACGGTCACGTCGCCGGTGACGTCGCGCGGGTCGAGCACGACGGCGTGCGACTCGACGCGCTGCTGCTCGACACCCAGCGCACGTTCGACACCATCGTGCGCGAGCACTCGCCCTCGAAGGCGGCCGCCGACGCGATGCTGGTCAACCCGATCTACCGCGCGATGGTGCGGTCGCTGGGCGGCGCGCTGGAGTACGCCGCGTCGGCGCAGGTGCAGATGTTGGCGTCGAGCGGTGCCTACGATCTGGTGGTGCTCGACACACCACCGACGGCGAACGCGATCGACTTCCTCGAGGCGCCGGCGCAGATCGCCGAGGTCGCCAACAACCCGGCGGCGAAGTTCCTCGCGCAGTCGGGTCGCATCGGCATGCGCTTCCTCGGCCTGGGCAGCGGGCTGGTGATGAAGGTGCTCGAGTCGGTCGGCGGCGGCGCGTTCGTGGGCGACCTCGGCCGCTTCCTCGGCGACTTCGGTGCCGTGCTCACCGAGTTCCAGCACCGCGCCGGTGAGCTCGCCGACCTGCTGGTCTCGCCCGGCACCGGCGTCATCCTCACGACGGCCGCTACCGACTTCAGCGTGCGCGAGGCGCTCGCGTTCCTGGCGGTGCTCGCCGAACGCAAGCTGCGTATCGACGGCGTCGTGTTCAACCGCGTCGACGCCGAGGTGCCGCCGTGGCCAGGCGACGACGCCGTGACGGCCGCGCTCACGGCCGCGGGCGTGACCGATGTGGTCGGCGAGCGCGAGCGCCTGCGGGCGCTGCGGGACGACATCGCCCAGCACGAGCGTCTCGCGATCGACGGCGAGCGGGCACTGCGGACCCGCTGGCCGCGCACGCCCGTGGTGGTGGTCCCGCGCGTGGTGCCACCGCCGTCGAGCCTGGCAGATCTGCGCCGGCTCGGCGACACGCTCTGGGTGTGA
- a CDS encoding DUF1552 domain-containing protein yields the protein MGIGLALPAFELLRPAPARGATPRKKLALFHFPNGAHPEDWSLGPVGEIAQLPPMFSALEPRRAELTVVSGLSSVAAGADYGCSSGSPHMLPVLTCMTGLGLSCTETNWPAGRSIDFAAAEVLGPTAVPSLYVRPYGAGYNPSVTAAGGGTGVTPITRPSVLFTTLFADGSLTPEALEQLRARRVSILDFVSDEIDELEAAMGTADRQRLEHHLDTVRQLEIEADLAAQACTAPDAPPGSDPADPPDAELPARTDLLMDLAVTALRCDITDVLLFSVGMSQGTPTYSFLDAGTPLADAHQTSHLQAGTTDEERRFWWLETNRYHMSKMARLLDLLHGDDGGAPIVERTVVVGFSEMGFGANHSPYNLPCIVGGAGHVGGRHLHVPCAIVDPSYPSWAYGPYNLGCTDAVAATPIANLWATVLGTLGADAPSFGESTDVIDGLW from the coding sequence GTGGGCATCGGACTCGCGTTGCCAGCGTTCGAGCTACTGCGCCCTGCACCGGCGCGTGGTGCCACGCCGCGCAAGAAGCTCGCGCTGTTCCACTTTCCCAATGGTGCGCACCCGGAGGACTGGTCGCTCGGCCCGGTCGGCGAGATCGCCCAGCTGCCACCGATGTTCTCGGCCCTCGAGCCGCGTCGCGCCGAACTCACGGTCGTCAGCGGGCTCAGCAGCGTCGCCGCGGGCGCGGACTATGGCTGCTCGTCGGGGTCGCCGCACATGCTGCCGGTGCTCACGTGCATGACCGGCCTGGGGCTGTCGTGCACCGAGACCAACTGGCCCGCTGGTCGGTCGATCGATTTTGCGGCCGCGGAGGTCCTCGGCCCGACCGCGGTGCCGTCGCTGTACGTGCGACCCTACGGGGCCGGCTACAACCCGTCGGTCACGGCAGCCGGGGGCGGCACCGGGGTCACGCCGATCACCCGGCCGAGTGTGCTGTTCACCACATTGTTTGCGGACGGCAGCCTGACACCGGAGGCGCTGGAGCAGCTGCGCGCGCGCCGGGTCAGCATCCTCGACTTCGTGTCCGACGAAATCGATGAGCTCGAAGCTGCGATGGGCACCGCCGATCGCCAGCGGCTGGAGCATCATCTCGACACGGTGCGCCAGCTCGAAATCGAGGCCGATCTTGCCGCGCAGGCCTGTACGGCCCCCGATGCCCCGCCCGGTAGCGATCCCGCCGATCCGCCCGATGCCGAGCTGCCAGCGCGTACCGATCTGCTCATGGACCTGGCGGTCACCGCGCTGCGCTGCGACATCACCGACGTCCTATTGTTCTCGGTTGGCATGTCGCAGGGCACGCCGACGTATTCGTTCCTCGACGCCGGCACTCCGCTGGCTGATGCCCATCAGACCTCGCACCTGCAGGCCGGTACCACCGATGAGGAACGGCGATTCTGGTGGCTCGAGACCAACCGCTATCACATGTCGAAGATGGCCCGGCTGCTCGACCTGCTGCACGGCGACGACGGTGGTGCGCCGATCGTCGAACGCACGGTGGTGGTCGGGTTCTCGGAGATGGGGTTCGGCGCCAACCATAGCCCGTACAACCTGCCGTGCATCGTCGGCGGAGCCGGTCACGTCGGTGGCCGCCACCTGCACGTGCCGTGCGCAATCGTCGACCCCAGCTACCCATCCTGGGCCTACGGGCCGTACAACCTCGGTTGCACCGACGCCGTCGCAGCCACGCCGATCGCAAACCTCTGGGCCACGGTACTCGGAACCCTCGGTGCCGATGCGCCGAGCTTCGGCGAGTCGACCGATGTGATCGACGGATTGTGGTGA
- a CDS encoding molybdopterin-dependent oxidoreductase, with protein MTTTLPTACPLDCPDGCSLTATVGDDGRLVALDGDHRNPFTAGFVCAKVRGFGRHLDGDDRIATPLLRTGPKGAGQFTPIGWDEALDRVAEGLADVRARHGGEAILPLCYGGSNGALSHDCVDARLFRRLGAARLARTVCAAPSGRAAQGLYGKMPGVALPDYAHASLIVLWGANPSVSGTHLVPVLRRARANGATLVVVDPRRTPLAKQADLHLPVRPGTDLPLALALGAALLERGHADLEFLAAHGTGLDRYRERARAWSLSRAAEVCGLELAAIEELLARYVAASPAVVRCGWGPERNRNGGSAIAAILALPALAGKFGVRAGGYTMSNSRALALHSERAIAEPEPATVEINMNQVGRVLLEQPARVHALFVYDSNPLATLPHQRAVQQGLARDDLFTVVFEQVMTDTARWADVVLPATTFLEHDELRTSYGALAVQRARPVMRPRGEARSNLEVFTALCDRMGLSRPDDPRGVEALTAIILEDSALPEVARAGLEAADLGTLAGGVQFVDVFPGTADRRVHLCPDALDRECDGGLYHYRELQHDGDAPLTLISPAVSQRTSSTFGQLDRRAAAVHVNPEDAEARSLREGDRVRVFNAQGEVHCRVSIDADVRPGVAVLAKGLWSHHTDNGATANALAPDTLADLGGGATFNDARVQIERRA; from the coding sequence ATGACGACCACGCTGCCGACCGCCTGCCCGCTCGACTGCCCCGACGGCTGCAGCCTCACGGCCACCGTCGGCGACGACGGGCGCCTGGTCGCGCTCGACGGAGATCATCGCAACCCCTTCACCGCCGGGTTCGTGTGCGCGAAGGTCCGCGGCTTCGGACGCCACCTCGACGGCGACGATCGCATCGCCACGCCGCTGTTGCGCACGGGCCCCAAGGGCGCCGGCCAGTTCACGCCGATCGGCTGGGACGAAGCGCTCGATCGCGTCGCGGAAGGCCTTGCCGACGTGCGGGCACGCCACGGCGGTGAGGCGATCCTGCCGCTGTGCTACGGCGGCAGCAACGGCGCGCTGTCCCACGACTGCGTCGACGCACGGCTGTTCCGGCGGCTGGGCGCCGCACGGCTGGCGCGGACGGTCTGCGCGGCGCCGTCGGGGCGCGCTGCACAGGGGCTCTACGGCAAGATGCCCGGGGTCGCGCTGCCCGACTACGCGCACGCGTCGCTCATCGTGCTGTGGGGCGCGAACCCTTCGGTCTCGGGCACGCACCTGGTGCCGGTGCTGCGGCGCGCCAGGGCCAACGGCGCGACGTTGGTGGTCGTCGATCCCCGGCGCACGCCGCTGGCCAAGCAGGCGGACCTCCACCTGCCGGTGCGACCGGGCACCGATCTGCCGCTGGCGCTGGCGCTGGGCGCTGCGCTGCTCGAGCGGGGCCACGCCGATCTCGAGTTCCTCGCCGCCCACGGCACCGGGCTCGATCGCTACCGCGAGCGCGCCCGCGCGTGGAGTCTGTCCCGCGCCGCCGAGGTCTGCGGCCTCGAGCTGGCGGCGATCGAGGAGCTGCTCGCGCGCTACGTCGCCGCGAGCCCGGCGGTCGTCCGCTGCGGCTGGGGCCCCGAGCGCAACCGCAACGGCGGCAGCGCGATCGCAGCGATCCTGGCGCTGCCGGCCCTGGCGGGCAAGTTCGGCGTGCGCGCGGGCGGCTACACCATGAGCAACTCGCGGGCGCTCGCGCTGCACAGCGAGCGCGCCATCGCCGAGCCCGAGCCGGCAACCGTCGAGATCAACATGAACCAGGTCGGTCGCGTGCTGCTCGAGCAGCCCGCCCGCGTGCATGCGTTGTTCGTGTACGACTCCAACCCGCTGGCGACCTTGCCCCACCAGCGCGCGGTGCAGCAGGGGCTCGCGCGCGACGATCTCTTCACCGTGGTGTTCGAGCAGGTCATGACCGACACCGCGCGGTGGGCCGACGTGGTGCTGCCGGCGACGACCTTCCTCGAACACGACGAGCTGCGCACCAGCTACGGTGCGCTTGCGGTACAGCGGGCCCGGCCGGTGATGCGCCCCCGCGGCGAGGCGCGCTCGAACCTCGAGGTCTTCACCGCGCTGTGCGACCGCATGGGCCTGTCGCGGCCCGACGATCCGCGCGGGGTCGAGGCACTGACCGCCATCATCCTCGAGGACAGCGCGCTGCCCGAGGTCGCGCGCGCGGGGCTCGAGGCCGCCGATCTCGGCACGCTCGCAGGCGGCGTGCAGTTCGTCGACGTCTTCCCCGGCACCGCCGACCGCCGCGTCCACCTGTGCCCCGACGCGCTCGACCGCGAGTGTGACGGCGGGCTGTACCACTACCGCGAGCTGCAGCACGACGGCGACGCTCCACTCACGTTGATCTCGCCGGCGGTCTCGCAGCGCACCAGCTCCACCTTCGGCCAGCTCGACCGCCGCGCCGCCGCGGTGCACGTCAACCCCGAGGACGCAGAGGCGCGATCGCTACGCGAGGGCGATCGCGTGCGCGTCTTCAACGCCCAAGGCGAGGTCCACTGCCGCGTGAGCATCGACGCCGACGTCCGCCCCGGCGTCGCCGTGCTCGCCAAGGGCCTGTGGTCGCACCACACCGACAACGGCGCGACCGCCAACGCACTCGCACCCGACACGCTGGCAGACCTCGGCGGCGGCGCGACCTTCAACGACGCGCGCGTGCAGATCGAGCGCCGCGCCTGA
- a CDS encoding DUF1592 domain-containing protein, giving the protein MKTIALLACVLPAGCYHGLGAGPDGDVGVGSDGAASDGAQTAAGSDTGDGDGDDDDACAAAAPDALRRLTGSQYARSVTALTGIELSAALLGLLAPVEPPLDAFENLADTLLVRQSDAEAYQRIAESVARERFSGDDATIAAWVGCASSEPTCLENFIERFTRLAYRRPVTATERANLRALADAAVDAGGIGPWAPWSTVVEAVLQSPKFVLVVEPSSEIADERLPLDDHQIATRLALALWDQIPDADLLDHADAGAFTDRTERLGIIAQMLDDPRAETAVRQFASRWFRVDAIDGADFVEAANGEAAALRADAKAEVLRLLDAHVVQGDLRELYTSQHAAITPALAAIYGVTPGEDVEFAPDDHRGGLFGTAGFLAMTSSGTHASPVQRGVFVRRVSLCSEPPPPPPGVPMDDATSDEHSANPACWGCHVALDPIGWGLDRYGPSGSLRTAAPDGRPLHESGYFDEGADLEFADAAQLGAAVLAHPSFVGCAAENAMKWFYAKIPRAAETCVAEASTPAFIAAEFNMRTLVRELVGDDAITRRVMPAAIEGGG; this is encoded by the coding sequence GTGAAGACGATTGCTCTGCTGGCGTGCGTGTTGCCAGCAGGCTGCTACCACGGGCTCGGCGCGGGGCCCGATGGCGACGTCGGGGTCGGCAGCGACGGGGCCGCCAGCGACGGCGCCCAGACGGCCGCCGGCTCCGACACCGGTGATGGCGATGGCGATGACGATGACGCGTGTGCAGCTGCCGCCCCCGACGCGTTGCGGCGGCTGACGGGCTCGCAGTATGCCCGCTCGGTCACCGCGCTGACCGGGATCGAACTGTCCGCCGCGTTGCTCGGATTGCTCGCGCCAGTCGAGCCGCCACTCGATGCGTTCGAGAACCTCGCCGATACGCTGCTGGTCCGGCAATCCGACGCCGAGGCCTACCAGCGCATCGCCGAGTCGGTCGCGCGCGAGCGGTTCTCGGGTGACGACGCGACCATCGCCGCGTGGGTCGGATGCGCCAGCAGCGAACCGACCTGCCTCGAGAACTTCATCGAGCGGTTCACACGACTGGCGTATCGCCGGCCCGTCACCGCCACGGAGCGCGCGAACCTGCGGGCACTCGCCGATGCCGCCGTCGATGCCGGGGGCATCGGGCCATGGGCGCCCTGGTCGACCGTGGTCGAGGCGGTGCTGCAATCGCCGAAGTTCGTGCTCGTGGTGGAGCCGAGCTCGGAGATCGCCGACGAGCGCCTGCCGCTCGACGACCACCAGATCGCGACCCGACTCGCGCTCGCGCTGTGGGACCAGATCCCCGACGCCGATCTGCTCGATCACGCCGATGCCGGTGCCTTCACGGATCGCACCGAGCGCCTCGGGATCATCGCGCAGATGCTGGATGACCCCCGGGCCGAGACCGCGGTGCGCCAGTTCGCGAGCCGTTGGTTCCGCGTCGACGCGATCGACGGGGCCGACTTCGTCGAGGCTGCGAATGGGGAGGCTGCGGCCCTGCGCGCCGACGCCAAGGCCGAGGTGCTCCGCCTGCTCGACGCCCACGTCGTCCAAGGCGATCTGCGCGAACTCTATACATCGCAGCACGCCGCCATCACGCCCGCACTCGCTGCGATCTACGGCGTCACGCCGGGCGAGGACGTCGAATTCGCGCCCGATGACCACCGTGGTGGTCTGTTCGGCACCGCCGGATTCCTGGCGATGACGTCGTCGGGCACCCACGCGTCGCCGGTCCAACGCGGCGTGTTCGTGCGGCGCGTCTCGCTGTGCAGCGAACCGCCGCCGCCGCCGCCCGGGGTCCCGATGGACGACGCGACCTCGGACGAGCATTCCGCCAATCCAGCCTGCTGGGGGTGCCACGTCGCCCTCGATCCGATCGGTTGGGGCCTCGACCGCTACGGGCCATCGGGCTCGCTGCGAACCGCTGCGCCCGACGGCCGGCCGCTGCATGAATCGGGCTACTTCGACGAAGGGGCTGACCTCGAGTTCGCCGACGCCGCCCAGCTCGGCGCGGCCGTGCTCGCGCACCCGAGCTTCGTGGGCTGCGCGGCCGAGAATGCCATGAAGTGGTTCTACGCCAAGATTCCTCGCGCGGCCGAGACTTGCGTGGCAGAGGCGTCGACACCGGCGTTCATCGCCGCGGAGTTCAACATGCGTACGCTCGTGCGCGAGCTCGTCGGCGACGACGCGATCACCCGGCGGGTGATGCCGGCGGCAATTGAAGGAGGTGGATGA
- the map gene encoding type I methionyl aminopeptidase — MAIDIKSKPEIEKMRRTCRLAADVLDHVEPYVKPGVTTGELDRICYDFIVANGAYPSPLNYKGFPKSICTSINEVVCHGIPGDRVLVDGDIVNLDITTLLDGFHGDTSEMFFVGDVDESARKLVEVTRRAMWLGIQEVGPAKRIGDIGAAILEYAHTQHGYGVVEAFCGHGIGREFHTAPQVSHVGRRGTGLRMRAGMTFTIEPMINEGTHQCDVLEDGWTAVTRDGRRSAQTEHTVLVTDDGVEVLTLRAAERR, encoded by the coding sequence GTGGCCATCGACATCAAATCCAAGCCCGAAATCGAGAAGATGCGTCGCACCTGCCGGCTGGCGGCCGACGTGCTCGATCACGTCGAACCGTACGTCAAGCCCGGCGTCACCACCGGTGAGCTCGACCGCATCTGCTACGACTTCATCGTCGCGAACGGAGCCTATCCGTCGCCACTCAACTACAAGGGCTTCCCGAAGTCGATCTGCACCTCGATCAACGAGGTGGTCTGCCACGGCATCCCGGGCGACCGCGTACTGGTCGACGGCGACATCGTCAACCTCGACATCACGACCCTGCTCGACGGCTTCCACGGCGACACCTCGGAGATGTTCTTCGTCGGTGACGTCGATGAGTCGGCGCGCAAGCTTGTCGAAGTTACGCGCCGCGCGATGTGGCTGGGGATCCAGGAGGTCGGCCCGGCCAAGCGCATCGGCGACATCGGGGCCGCAATCCTCGAGTACGCCCACACGCAGCACGGCTACGGCGTGGTCGAGGCGTTCTGCGGCCACGGCATCGGCCGCGAGTTCCACACCGCGCCGCAGGTCTCGCACGTCGGGCGTCGCGGCACCGGCCTGCGCATGCGCGCGGGCATGACCTTCACCATCGAGCCGATGATCAACGAGGGCACCCACCAGTGCGACGTGCTCGAGGACGGCTGGACTGCAGTGACCCGCGATGGCCGTCGCTCGGCGCAGACCGAGCACACCGTGCTGGTGACCGACGACGGCGTCGAGGTGCTCACGCTGCGCGCGGCCGAGCGCCGCTAG
- a CDS encoding serine/threonine protein kinase produces MSDPRDDDDAAAEPGPVAAPDADVEPDATASSKPPPKMPEREPDAPDSGSFEEETQPIEAPPIEASELLQLRTIASTRAAALGTADEETLELPGGEPIEALPRGTTIASFVVIAHIGEDALGPIYSAFDVVANRKVALRLLPVPTDDPESAQRQLAVVDIMAAVARLSHPCILAVYDVGTWQGGVYVAMESFDGIELAKWMEARDEPFPWRAVIGNARDVGRALAAAHAQGVFHRDFTPDKVLLGPPGSLRVADFSLAPAVIDAPDAPTEDVARLRKRLGLDGAVPPLMIGTIEYAAPEVLAGAEADARSDQFSFCVALYEALYGERPWPADTRNALAGEMADGPPRTAPDHSRVPA; encoded by the coding sequence GTGAGCGACCCACGCGACGACGACGATGCCGCGGCCGAGCCCGGTCCTGTCGCGGCACCCGACGCCGACGTCGAGCCCGACGCGACAGCGTCCTCGAAGCCCCCGCCGAAAATGCCCGAACGCGAACCCGACGCGCCGGACTCGGGCTCGTTCGAGGAGGAGACCCAGCCGATCGAGGCCCCGCCCATCGAGGCCAGCGAGCTGCTGCAGCTGCGCACGATCGCCAGCACGCGCGCCGCGGCGCTCGGCACCGCCGACGAGGAGACCCTCGAGCTGCCGGGTGGCGAGCCCATCGAGGCGCTGCCGCGCGGCACCACCATCGCCAGCTTCGTGGTCATCGCGCACATCGGCGAGGACGCGCTCGGGCCGATCTACTCGGCGTTCGACGTGGTCGCCAATCGCAAGGTCGCGCTGCGTTTGTTGCCGGTACCGACCGACGATCCCGAATCGGCACAGCGGCAGCTCGCGGTGGTCGACATCATGGCCGCGGTCGCACGGCTGTCGCATCCCTGCATCCTCGCGGTCTACGACGTCGGCACCTGGCAGGGCGGGGTCTACGTTGCGATGGAGTCGTTCGACGGCATCGAACTCGCGAAGTGGATGGAGGCGCGCGACGAACCGTTCCCCTGGCGCGCCGTGATCGGCAACGCTCGCGATGTCGGCCGCGCGCTCGCGGCCGCCCACGCGCAGGGCGTGTTCCACCGCGACTTCACCCCCGACAAGGTGCTGCTGGGCCCGCCGGGTTCGCTGCGGGTGGCCGACTTCTCGCTCGCGCCGGCGGTCATCGACGCGCCCGATGCACCCACCGAAGACGTCGCGCGGCTGCGCAAGCGCCTGGGCCTGGACGGTGCGGTGCCGCCGTTGATGATCGGCACCATCGAGTACGCCGCGCCGGAGGTGCTCGCGGGCGCCGAAGCCGATGCGCGCAGCGATCAGTTCTCGTTCTGCGTCGCGCTCTACGAGGCGCTCTACGGCGAGCGGCCGTGGCCAGCCGACACCCGCAACGCGCTCGCGGGCGAGATGGCCGACGGCCCGCCGCGCACCGCCCCCGATCACAGCCGCGTGCCAGCGTAG
- a CDS encoding tetratricopeptide repeat protein, whose translation MERLIRELDRDPAASRRRWQRGLAAITVVGTLAGAGAWWVDRTEQRCAEAGSELEGVWDARRRAELSRVFEGDGAAYAVDNARAVGDAIDAWAAVWSHLQVEACEVTRVRGEASEELYTERRACMAVRLDELRALLAMLESIDAEGHERALAAAESLTSTRVCTRPSGLLELAVGPDVDPARVDDLRLRIARATTLLQLGRARAVEASLPELERDADGLAQAGVQVQLAQLRGATARALGRDDAAIDAFHDAAIRASQNELDQALALAWLELAAIFADGKQLDEATRALDHARSLVERTPYDEVRWRVAATAGQISARAGRDADALARYHEALAQLERRRASTTARYDLLLQLGELTAARGDVPAATGYFTRALELVRDRLGPQHPTLATPLLRLGELQLPREGTAAARATWERALVIVAEAHRSDANAVVEMLLRMATALREHGDADGALEYDGRALAAIESTHGDDDARATVWLDEGRSLLALGRVAQARVPLERSLAHRESVLASLGPTSATTSGNASHRSAAAQMVLDAGAELVRALAAQDPASDAATQLARRLRVVAAQHRLTVPSWLVGVTDTAASGAPP comes from the coding sequence ATGGAACGGCTCATCCGCGAGCTCGATCGCGATCCCGCGGCGAGCCGTCGACGATGGCAGCGAGGGCTCGCGGCGATCACCGTGGTCGGCACGCTCGCGGGTGCCGGCGCGTGGTGGGTCGATCGCACCGAGCAGCGCTGTGCCGAGGCCGGCAGCGAGCTCGAGGGGGTGTGGGACGCCCGTCGCCGCGCGGAGCTGTCACGGGTGTTCGAGGGCGACGGCGCGGCCTATGCCGTCGACAACGCGCGGGCGGTCGGCGATGCCATCGACGCGTGGGCAGCGGTGTGGTCGCACCTGCAGGTCGAGGCCTGCGAGGTCACACGCGTGCGCGGCGAGGCCTCGGAGGAGCTCTACACCGAGCGTCGCGCGTGCATGGCGGTGCGACTCGACGAGCTGCGAGCGCTGTTGGCGATGCTCGAGTCGATCGACGCCGAGGGCCACGAGCGCGCGCTCGCGGCCGCCGAGTCGTTGACCTCGACGCGGGTGTGCACGCGGCCGTCGGGCCTGCTCGAGCTCGCGGTCGGTCCCGATGTCGATCCCGCGCGAGTCGACGATCTGCGGCTGCGCATCGCTCGAGCCACCACGCTGCTGCAGCTCGGGCGCGCGCGTGCGGTCGAGGCCTCGCTGCCGGAGCTCGAGCGCGACGCCGACGGTCTGGCGCAGGCGGGCGTGCAGGTGCAGCTGGCGCAGCTGCGCGGCGCGACGGCGCGGGCGCTGGGCCGTGACGACGCCGCCATCGACGCCTTCCACGACGCCGCGATCCGGGCCAGCCAGAACGAGCTCGATCAGGCGCTCGCGCTGGCGTGGCTCGAGCTGGCCGCCATCTTCGCCGACGGCAAGCAGCTCGACGAGGCGACCCGCGCCCTCGACCACGCGCGCAGCTTGGTCGAGCGCACGCCCTACGACGAGGTGCGCTGGCGCGTGGCCGCGACCGCCGGCCAGATCTCCGCACGGGCCGGGCGCGACGCCGACGCGCTCGCGCGCTACCACGAGGCGCTCGCACAGCTCGAGCGTCGACGAGCCTCGACCACCGCGCGCTACGACCTCCTGCTGCAGCTGGGCGAGCTGACGGCCGCGCGCGGCGACGTGCCGGCGGCGACCGGCTACTTCACGCGCGCGCTCGAGCTGGTGCGCGACCGCCTGGGCCCGCAGCACCCGACGTTGGCGACGCCGCTGCTGCGCCTGGGTGAGCTGCAGCTGCCGCGCGAGGGCACCGCGGCCGCACGCGCGACCTGGGAGCGCGCGCTGGTCATCGTCGCCGAGGCCCACCGCTCCGACGCCAACGCGGTGGTCGAGATGCTGCTGCGCATGGCGACCGCGCTGCGCGAGCACGGCGATGCCGACGGCGCGCTCGAGTACGACGGCCGTGCGCTCGCGGCCATCGAGAGCACCCACGGCGACGACGACGCCCGCGCGACGGTGTGGCTCGACGAGGGGCGCAGCCTGCTGGCGCTTGGTCGCGTCGCGCAGGCCCGCGTGCCGCTCGAGCGCAGCCTCGCCCACCGCGAGTCGGTGCTCGCGAGCCTGGGACCGACGTCCGCCACCACCAGTGGCAACGCCAGCCATCGCAGCGCGGCGGCGCAGATGGTGCTCGACGCCGGCGCCGAGCTGGTGCGGGCACTCGCAGCGCAGGATCCCGCCTCCGACGCGGCCACCCAGCTGGCCCGCCGCCTGCGCGTGGTCGCGGCGCAGCACCGCCTCACGGTACCGTCGTGGCTGGTGGGTGTGACCGACACCGCCGCCTCGGGGGCTCCGCCGTGA
- a CDS encoding ion transporter — translation MQTTRERLHEFLYQPQTRAARAFDLFVIALVLASMVMVVLESVPELQAAHGPVFERIEWVVTLAFTAEYLLRLYAAPVRLRYALSFFGIIDLVSTLPLYLALFVPGAASGVVLRGLRLLRLFRLFGHGRWADQGGLLVHAIKASVPKVVVFVSAVTIIAVILGTTMYLVEGPEGGFDTIPKGMYWAISTLTTVGYGDVVPTSIPGRMLASLVMVLGYGVIAVPVGIVSSDIAQTVEAYRKRLVCSSCEARGHAADSRFCRRCGAPLTVGEALTSSGSVPVVKLPPGEV, via the coding sequence ATGCAGACCACGCGCGAGCGACTGCACGAATTCCTGTATCAGCCGCAGACCCGGGCCGCGCGGGCGTTCGACCTGTTCGTCATCGCGCTGGTGCTCGCGAGCATGGTCATGGTCGTGCTCGAGAGCGTGCCCGAGCTGCAGGCCGCCCACGGCCCGGTGTTCGAGCGCATCGAGTGGGTCGTCACGCTGGCGTTCACCGCCGAGTACCTGCTGCGGCTGTACGCCGCGCCCGTGCGCCTGCGCTATGCGCTGTCGTTCTTCGGCATCATCGACCTGGTCTCGACCCTGCCGCTGTACCTGGCGCTGTTCGTGCCCGGTGCGGCCTCGGGGGTGGTGCTGCGGGGCCTGCGGTTGCTGCGGCTGTTCCGGCTGTTCGGCCACGGGCGCTGGGCCGATCAGGGCGGGCTGCTGGTCCACGCGATCAAGGCCAGCGTGCCCAAGGTGGTCGTGTTCGTCTCGGCGGTGACCATCATCGCGGTCATCCTCGGCACCACCATGTACCTCGTCGAGGGCCCCGAGGGCGGCTTCGACACCATCCCCAAGGGGATGTACTGGGCGATCTCGACGCTCACCACGGTCGGCTACGGCGACGTGGTGCCGACCAGCATCCCCGGTCGCATGCTCGCGTCGCTGGTGATGGTGCTCGGCTACGGTGTGATCGCGGTGCCGGTTGGCATCGTGTCCTCCGACATCGCGCAGACCGTCGAGGCCTACCGCAAGCGCCTGGTGTGCAGCAGCTGCGAGGCGCGAGGCCACGCCGCCGACAGCCGCTTCTGTCGCCGGTGCGGCGCGCCGTTGACCGTGGGTGAGGCGCTCACCAGCTCGGGCAGCGTGCCGGTGGTGAAGCTGCCACCCGGCGAAGTGTGA